AAGGAAAAACAAAATCGAGAAAGCAATTTACCATGAAGCAGATGAAGGCCATGAAGAAGACCGATGCCGGGTATAAACCCTGTCGCGTCCCGGTTTAGCCGGGACGGGGAGCGGAAAGCGGAACCTATGAAACACCTTATCCTGGGAACCGCCGGCCATGTGGACCACGGAAAGACCGCCTTGGTGCGCGCCCTGACCGGAGTGGACACAGACCGTCTCGAAGAAGAAAAGAAACGGGGGATCACCATCGTCCTCGGGTTTGCCGAGATGGAACTGCCCGGCGGGATCCAGGTGGGGATTGTCGATGTACCGGGCCATGAGCGGTTCGTCAACCAGATGCTCGCCGGTGTCGGTGGGGTTGATATGATCATGCTTGTTGTGGCCGCCGACGAGGGGGTAATGCCCCAGACGCGGGAGCATTTCGATATCTGCCGCCTGTTGAACGTCCGGAAGGGACTGACGGTGATCACCAAGACCGACCTTGTGGATACGGAATGGCTCGCACTCGTACAGCAGGATGTGGAAGGCCTCATTGAGGGGACCTTTCTGGAGGGAAGGCCGGTCTGCCCGGTTTCCGCGAAGACCGGGGACGGGATGGGTGCGCTGAAAAAATCGCTGGCCGAAATTGCCGGGGAGGTGGAGGACCGGGATTCCCGCGGGATCCTGCGTCTCCCCGTGGACCGTGTCTTTACCATGAAGGGATTCGGAACGGTGATCACGGGGACCCTGCTCTCCGGCAATGTGAAAAACGGAGAGGCCGTGGAGATTCTGCCGGGCGGGCTCCAGGCCCGGGTTCGGGGGATGCAGGTTCATTCCAAATCGGTGGAGGAGGCGCTGGCCGGGCAGCGGACGGCCCTGAACCTGCAGGGGGTGGAGAAAGAGTCGATCCGCCGGGGGGATACGGTCACCGTCCCCGGTCTGCTGACCCCGACCTATATGGTCGATGCCGTGGTAACGCTTCTGCCCGATGTGGAGAAACCGCTGAAAAACCGTTCCCTCATCCGGTTTTATATCGGGGCGAGCCGAGGGGTCGGCAACATCGTCCATCTTGACCGGGAACAGCTCATGCCGGAGGAGCAGGGCTATGCGCAGATTCGTCTGCGGGAACCGGTGGTCGCCATGGGGGGGGACCGCTTTATTCTCCGCTCCGTCTCGGAGAACCGGACCATCGGGGGAGGGGAGATCCTCGACCCGCAGCCCCGGAAGCACAAGACCTCCGATCCGTCCGTGGTTCCCTCCCTGGAAGTCCTGAAAGAGGGAAGTCCCGAGGAGAAGGCCGTTGTTTTTCTCCGCCATGCCGGATTCTCCGGAATGGACCTGGCCGGTTTTCGTTGCCGTCTCCCCTTGGCGAAGGGGACGGCAAAAAAGATCCTCCAGCGGCTCCGGGAGCGTGGCGAGGCGGTGACTCTCTTGGCTGATACCCTGCATCTGCTCCATATGGATCATCTTAAAAAGATTGAAAAGAAGACCTTGTCTGTCCTGACCGGCTATCATCGGAGCAAACCCCTGGAGCCGGGGATTCCGAAAGCGGAGCTGGCTTCCCGGCTCTCAACGATGATCGGGGAAAAGGTTTTTCCGTCGATCTTGAACCATCTTTCCCGCGGGGGGAAGGTGATTGTAGAGGAAAACCGGGTCCGTCTCCCGGAACACAAAGTTTGCTTGACCTCCGAAGAAGAGGAGGCGGCCCGTAAGATCGAGGCTCTTTATAAAGAGGCCGGGCTTGCTCCTCCCTACTCAAGAAAGCTTTCCGGAGAACTCGGATTAGAGGAAAGTCTGGTTGCCGAAATCCTGCGGCATCTCGTAGAACGGAAAAGTCTGACCCATATCCAGGGAGATCTCTTTATGGACACAAAGGCACTTGAAGCGGGGAGGGAAAAGGTGCGGGCCGTTCTCGAAGGAGAGGGAGAAATCAGCGTTGCAGGGATGCGGGAACTTTTGGGACTAACAAGGAAATACCTGATCCCCCTGTTGGAATACTTCGACGGGATCGGGTTTACGGCGAGAAAAGGGGATGTGCGGGTTCTGCGATAAAGAATCGAGGGGCAAAGGCAAGGGGCAGAGGGGCAAAGGCACAAAGGCACAAAGGCACAAAGTTAAAAGCAAAGGCAATCACAAAAAGCCTTCACCATGAAGGGCATGAAGGAATTGAAGAGATCAAAACCAAAGGCAAAAGCAAAACTTATGGAAAGAGCAAAGTCAAAGGCAAAAAGCGAAGAACCACGGGGAACACGGGGAGTCACGGGGAAGGCAATGAATACAGCCGATAAAACGCAAAAACGGCTGGTAGACTGTGATGACCGGTTAATAGATGTT
Above is a window of Deltaproteobacteria bacterium DNA encoding:
- the selB gene encoding selenocysteine-specific translation elongation factor, whose protein sequence is MKHLILGTAGHVDHGKTALVRALTGVDTDRLEEEKKRGITIVLGFAEMELPGGIQVGIVDVPGHERFVNQMLAGVGGVDMIMLVVAADEGVMPQTREHFDICRLLNVRKGLTVITKTDLVDTEWLALVQQDVEGLIEGTFLEGRPVCPVSAKTGDGMGALKKSLAEIAGEVEDRDSRGILRLPVDRVFTMKGFGTVITGTLLSGNVKNGEAVEILPGGLQARVRGMQVHSKSVEEALAGQRTALNLQGVEKESIRRGDTVTVPGLLTPTYMVDAVVTLLPDVEKPLKNRSLIRFYIGASRGVGNIVHLDREQLMPEEQGYAQIRLREPVVAMGGDRFILRSVSENRTIGGGEILDPQPRKHKTSDPSVVPSLEVLKEGSPEEKAVVFLRHAGFSGMDLAGFRCRLPLAKGTAKKILQRLRERGEAVTLLADTLHLLHMDHLKKIEKKTLSVLTGYHRSKPLEPGIPKAELASRLSTMIGEKVFPSILNHLSRGGKVIVEENRVRLPEHKVCLTSEEEEAARKIEALYKEAGLAPPYSRKLSGELGLEESLVAEILRHLVERKSLTHIQGDLFMDTKALEAGREKVRAVLEGEGEISVAGMRELLGLTRKYLIPLLEYFDGIGFTARKGDVRVLR